In Candida dubliniensis CD36 chromosome 6, complete sequence, the following are encoded in one genomic region:
- the SHM2 gene encoding cytoplasmic serine hydroxymethyltransferase, putative (In S. cerevisiae: involved in one-carbon metabolism): MSPYALSESHRQLTEGHLKETDPEVDQIIKDEIDRQQHSIVLIASENFTTTAVFDALGTPMCNKYSEGYPGARYYGGNEHIDRMEILCQERALKAFGLTPDKWGVNVQTLSGSPANLQVYQAIMKPHERLMGLDLPHGGHLSHGYQTDSRKISAVSTYFETMPYRVDLETGLIDYDMLEKTAVLFRPKVLVAGTSAYCRLIDYKRMREIADKVGAYLVVDMAHISGLIAAGVIPSPFEYADIVTTTTHKSLRGPRGAMIFFRRGIRSINPKTGQEILYDLENPINFSVFPGHQGGPHNHTIAALATALKQANTPEFKEYQEQVLKNAKALESEFKNKGYKLVSDGTDSHMVLVSLKDKQIDGARVETVCEKINIALNKNSIPGDKSALVPGGVRIGAPAMTTRGLGEEDFKKIVSYIDFAVNYAKEVQSQLPKDANKLKDFKNAVSGDSEKLKAVRDEIYQWAGSFPLAV, translated from the coding sequence ATGTCCCCTTACGCTTTATCTGAATCTCATAGACAATTGACTGAAGGTCATTTGAAAGAAACTGATCCTGAAGttgatcaaatcattaaagatgaaattgatagaCAACAACATTCCATCGTTTTAATTGCTTCAGAAAATTTCACTACAACTGCTGTTTTCGATGCCTTGGGAACTCCAATGTGTAACAAATACTCTGAAGGTTACCCTGGAGCTAGATATTATGGTGGTAATGAACATATTGATAGAATGGAAATCTTGTGTCAAGAAAGAGCTTTGAAAGCTTTTGGTTTAACTCCAGATAAATGGGGAGTTAATGTCCAAACTTTGAGTGGATCTCCAGCTAATTTACAAGTTTATCAAGCCATTATGAAACCACATGAAAGATTAATGGGATTGGATTTACCTCATGGTGGTCATTTATCTCATGGTTATCAAACTGATTCAAGAAAGATTTCTGCTGTTTCCACTTATTTTGAAACCATGCCTTACAGAGTTGATTTAGAAACTGGATTAATCGATTACGATATGTTGGAAAAAACTGCTGTCTTGTTCAGACCAAAAGTTTTAGTCGCTGGTACTTCTGCTTATTGTAGATTGATTGACTACAAAAGAATGAGAGAAATTGCTGATAAAGTCGGTGCTTACCTTGTTGTCGATATGGCCCATATTTCCGGTTTAATTGCAGCTGGTGTTATCCCATCACCATTTGAATATGCTGATATCgtcaccaccactactCATAAATCATTGAGAGGTCCAAGAGGTGCCATGATCTTCTTTAGAAGAGGTATCAGATCAATCAATCCAAAGACTGGTCAAGAAATCTTGTATGATTTAGAAAACCCAATTAATTTCTCAGTTTTCCCTGGTCATCAAGGTGGTCCACATAACCATACCATTGCTGCCTTGGCTACTGCTTTGAAACAAGCTAACACTCCAGAATTCAAAGAATATCAAGAACAAGTTTTGAAGAATGCTAAAGCTTTAGAATctgaattcaaaaataaaggTTATAAATTGGTTTCTGATGGTACTGATTCTCATATGGTATTAGTTTCTTTGaaagataaacaaattgatgGTGCTAGAGTTGAAACAGTTTgtgaaaaaatcaatattgcTTTGAACAAAAACTCTATTCCTGGAGATAAATCAGCTTTAGTCCCAGGTGGGGTTAGAATTGGTGCTCCAGCTATGACTACAAGAGGATTAGGTGAAGAAGATTTCAAGAAAATCGTTAGctatattgattttgctGTCAATTATGCTAAAGAAGTACAATCACAATTACCAAAAGATgctaataaattgaaagatttcaaaaatgCTGTTTCTGGTGATCTGGAAAAACTTAAAGCTGTCAGAGATGAAATTTACCAATGGGCTGGCTCTTTCCCATTAGCAGTATAA
- the HGT10 (STL1) gene encoding glucose transporter of the major facilitator superfamily, putative (In C. albicans: indentified by homology as a member of a large family of putative glucose transporters (HGT1 to HGT20), Fan et al. (2002) J Mol Evol 55(3):336-346) produces MSGFIDKVFKRTTTAGLTGRKLRAAVTITATLGFSLFGYDQGLMAGLISAEQFNWEFPATKDNSVIQGAVTASYELGCFFGAIFALLRGDTLGRKPIIFIGATIIVLGTIISVTPFRPHWPLGQFVVGRVITGIGNGMNTATIPVWQSEMSKPENRGKLVNLEGAVVAFGTLIAYWLDFGLSYVNTSVSWRFPVAFQIFFALWVIFGILQLPESPRWLISKDRKPEAYEVLAALNDTTPDDDAIVAEASVIVDAVRRNAKVQAGFKDLFTGGKTAHFQRMLIGSSTQFFQQFTGCNAAIYYSTLLFYETVFNHSQYRLSMILGGVFATIYALATLPSFFLIDTLGRRNLFLIGAIGQGISFIISFACLIKPTEQNAKGAAVGIYLFIVFFAFTILPLPWIYPPEINPLRTRTTASAVSTCTNWLTNFAVVMFTPPFIAASGWGCYLYFAIMNFLFVPIIFFFYPETAGRSLEEIDIIFAKAYVEKRQPWRVAATLPKLSLQEVEDEAKNLGLYEDDFEKDNFETKEDISDGTVSNTNGVFEKPENV; encoded by the coding sequence ATGAGTGGGTTCATAGataaagttttcaaaagaaCCACAACTGCTGGATTAACCGGTAGAAAATTACGTGCAGCAGTCACTATTACTGCAACTCTTGGATTTTCACTTTTCGGATATGATCAAGGTTTAATGGCAGGATTAATTTCTGCTGAACAATTCAATTGGGAATTTCCTGCTACTAAAGATAATAGTGTTATTCAAGGTGCTGTTACTGCATCTTATGAATTGggttgtttttttggtgCTATTTTTGCTTTACTTAGAGGTGATACTTTAGGTAGAAAAccaattattttcattggtGCTACTATTATTGTTCTTGGTACAATTATTTCTGTTACTCCATTTAGACCTCATTGGCCATTAGgtcaatttgttgttggtagAGTTATTACTGGGATTGGTAATGGTATGAATACTGCTACTATTCCAGTTTGGCAATCAGAAATGTCAAAACCAGAAAATAGAGGTAAATTAGTTAATTTAGAAGGTGCCGTAGTGGCATTTGGTACTTTAATTGCTTATTGGTTAGATTTTGGATTATCTTATGTTAATACTTCAGTTTCATGGAGATTCCCTGTTGctttccaaattttttttgctttatGGGTTATTTTTGgaattcttcaattacCAGAATCTCCTCGTTGGTTAATTTCTAAAGATAGAAAACCAGAAGCTTATGAAGTTTTAGCAGCATTAAATGATACTACTCCTGATGATGATGCCATTGTTGCTGAAGCTAgtgttattgttgatgcTGTTAGAAGAAACGCTAAAGTACAAGCCGGTTTCAAAGATTTGTTTACTGGTGGTAAAACTGCTCATTTCCAAAGAATGCTTATTGGATCTTCAACCcaatttttccaacaaTTTACTGGTTGTAATGCTGCTATCTATTATTCTACTTTATTATTCTATGAAACCGTTTTCAATCATAGTCAATATCGtttatcaatgattttaGGTGGGGTGTTTGCTACCATTTATGCTTTAGCTACTCTCCCatcattctttttaattgatactTTAGGTAGaagaaatttatttttaattggtgCTATTGGACAAGGgatttcatttattatttcttttgctTGTTTAATTAAACCAACTGAACAAAATGCTAAAGGTGCTGCCGTTggtatttatttatttattgttttctttgCTTTCACCATTTTACCATTACCATGGATTTACCCACCAGAAATCAACCCATTAAGAACAAGAACTACTGCTTCTGCTGTTTCCACTTGTACCAATTGGTTAACCAATTTTGCAGTTGTTATGTTTACTCCACCATTTATTGCTGCTAGTGGTTGGGGTTGTTACCTTTATTTTGCCATTATGAATTTCTTATTTGTTCCAatcatctttttcttttatccAGAAACTGCTGGTAGATCATTGGAAGAAATCGATATTATTTTCGCTAAAGCTtatgttgaaaaaagacAACCTTGGAGAGTTGCTGCCACTTTAccaaaattatcattacaaGAAGTTGAAGATGAAGCTAAAAACTTGGGTCTTTATGaagatgattttgaaaaagataattTCGAAACTAAAGAAGATATTTCTGATGGTACTGTCTCAAACACTAATGgtgtttttgaaaaaccagaaaatgtttaa
- a CDS encoding F-box protein, putative (Similar to S. cerevisiae SAF1;~In S. cerevisiae: F-Box protein involved in proteasome-dependent degradation of Aah1p during entry of cells into quiescence), with amino-acid sequence MTLSIYDLGEDILTSQISNYLSPEDIFKFFSLSKTLYSIYQNSSIIYQYLYNKKFTNNENNYTLSLKENLNWKQLFDLRCNRHQKIYTWGQSSMGRLGYSLSQVPIENRSENFGWMMVHTPTNITNFNDHIIIDIVANGFSFIILTNDGELFFTGNDWKQSHNRTTPGPIQTQDYRPTPGTMALYTLTNNQTLQPIGSRRNIARGVPPMPMMNRRYANNDDEEEDEEDDNNGITPDVTTTTEATSSIVPPFLPAPKTSSSLPQGRRKITTQQQQEQNQPALSHRPSKIKESNFISRLFLPPLPPNRKQSLEKRRIISISAGREHIIALDNYNNIYTWDTGCQSNVGVMLEFPNIPINSNRIIKISAGWNLSTALIDNYGLIVWYTRIGITESQFNSREFISKVKYFIIPFTKNDIIDFAVGSNFIIFIKKSDGKLYQTRFDVHEFATRDTLITFDEINQITNPMNNFNNWKQQQQQSEIGKENIIFTKVSSCFNDFAVFTNYDQVLLGNLHHLQYYENNNDEQGIEPIIINELQGKNIKRIEIGDYHYLALTTDGSLLSWGTESRFCGCLGLGSKQDIIDQYNNHNTSGGGDEVSLRGNNLVVLKPLPVKPPPYKGKWVCIAASGWHSGGIYVPT; translated from the coding sequence ATGACATTGTCTATCTACGATTTAGGAGAAGATATTTTAACATCTCAAATATCCAATTATTTATCACCAGAagatattttcaaattttttagtctttcaaaaacattatattcaatttatcaaaattcatcgataatttatcaatatttatataacaaaaaattcactaataatgaaaataattatactttatctttaaaagaaaatcttAATTGGaaacaattatttgatttacgATGTAATCGtcatcaaaaaatttatacTTGGGGACAATCTCTGATGGGGAGATTAGGGTATAGTTTATCACAAGTACCTATAGAGAATAGATCAGAGAATTTTGGTTGGATGATGGTTCATACTCCAACTAATATTaccaattttaatgatcatataattattgatattgttgctAATGGTTTCAGTTTTATAATTCTTACTAATGATGGAGAATTATTTTTCACAGGAAATGATTGGAAACAAAGTCATAATAGAACTACTCCAGGTCCTATTCAAACTCAAGATTATCGTCCAACTCCTGGAACAATGGCATTATATACATTGACAAATAATCAAACTCTTCAACCAATTGGATCACGAAGAAATATTGCTAGAGGAGTTCCACCAATGCCAATGATGAATAGAAGATATGCTaacaatgatgatgaagaagaagatgaagaagatgataataatggaaTCACACCGGATGTTACGACTACAACGGAAGCAACAAGTAGTATAGTGCCACCGTTTTTACCTGCTCCAAAAACAAGTTCTTCTTTACCTCAAGGAAGAAGGAAAATTACtactcaacaacaacaagaacaaaatCAACCGGCATTGTCTCATCGTCcttcaaaaattaaagaatcaaattttatATCAAGATTATTTTTACCTCCACTTCCTCCAAATCGAAAACAGAGTTTAGAAAAACGAAGAATTATTTCTATTAGTGCTGGTAGAGAACATATTATTGCTTTAGacaattataataatatttatacATGGGACACTGGTTGTCAATCAAATGTTGGAGTTATGCTTGAATTCCCTAATATACCAATTAATTCCAATCgaataattaaaatttcTGCTGGTTGGAATTTATCAACAgcattaattgataattatggATTAATTGTATGGTATACTAGAATAGGTATAACTGAATCACAATTTAATTCTCGAGAATTTATTTCTAAagttaaatattttattatacCATTTACtaaaaatgatattattgattttgctGTTGGATcaaattttataatttttattaaaaaatctGATGGGAAATTATATCAAACAAGATTTGATGTTCATGAATTTGCTACAAGAGATACATTAATAACTTTTGatgaaataaatcaaattactAATCCaatgaataattttaataattggaaacaacaacaacaacaatcagaAATTggtaaagaaaatattattttcactAAAGTTAGTAGTtgttttaatgattttgcCGTTTTCACAAATTATGATCAAGTATTATTAGGtaatcttcatcatttacaatattatgaaaataataatgatgaacaAGGAATTGAaccaataattattaatgaattacaAGGTAAGAATATTAAAAGAATAGAAATTGGtgattatcattatttagCATTAACTACTGATGGATCATTATTGAGTTGGGGTACTGAATCAAGATTTTGTGGATGTTTAGGTTTAGGAAGTAAACAAGATATTATTGATCAgtataataatcataatacCAGTGGAGGTGGTGATGAAGTTAGTTTACGAGGGAATAACTTGGTAGTGCTCAAACCATTACCTGTGAAACCTCCACCATATAAGGGGAAATGGGTATGTATTGCTGCTAGTGGTTGGCATTCTGGTGGGATATATGTACCTACATAG
- a CDS encoding uncharacterized endoplasmic reticulum membrane protein, putative (Similar to S. cerevisiae ORM1;~has the ORMDL family domain (Pfam PF04061); there is evidence to suggest that ORMDLs are involved in protein folding in the ER), which yields MTDVSPNSKIEHLTPDNITVTAPPQPPFSSSTSASASTSTSIAEDHLTTPIPTPSPSHRRGSSIGSSNSPSRNRSNSNSANALTPTPSHHQPAHSITRQRRSSSLIQHLEPDTLDTKIDQALNPNVNANWVHQKGAWVIHVVIIILVKMIFNFISVLNNDWKWTLTNLTYNIGSYIMFHQVKGTPFEFNSGAYDNLTMWEQIDNGDQYTPSKKFLMLVPIGLFLISTHYSSYNLNLFILNGLSCLCVVVPKLAFAHRLRVTLF from the coding sequence atgacTGACGTTTCACctaattcaaaaattgaacaTTTGACACCCGATAATATAACCGTGACTGCTCCACCTCAACCACCATTTTCATCGTCAACATCAGCATCAgcttcaacatcaacatctaTAGCTGAAGATCACCTTACTACACCTATTCCAACCCCACTGCCTTCTCATAGAAGAGGTAGTAGTATAGGTAGTTCCAATTCACCTTCTCGTAATAGAAGCAATAGCAATAGTGCGAATGCCTTGACTCCAACTCCATCTCATCATCAACCAGCACATTCAATAACTAGACAACGGAGATCATCTTCATTGATCCAACATTTGGAACCAGATACTTTAGACACGAAAATCGATCAAGCATTGAATCCTAATGTTAATGCCAATTGGGTTCATCAAAAAGGTGCATGGGTGATTCATGTTGTCATTATTATATTAgtgaaaatgattttcaattttattagtgttttaaataatgattgGAAATGGACTTTAACTAATTTGACTTATAATATTGGTTCATATATTATGTTTCATCAAGTTAAAGGAACtccatttgaatttaatagTGGGGCCTATGATAATTTAACCATGTGggaacaaattgataatggtGATCAATATACTCCAtcgaaaaaatttttgatgtTGGTTCCTATTGGATTGTTTTTAATTAGTACTCATTATTCAAgttataatttgaatttgttcATATTAAATGGACTTAGTTGTCTTTGTGTGGTTGTTCCTAAATTAGCTTTTGCTCATAGATTAAGAGTGACGTTattttga